The following proteins come from a genomic window of Danaus plexippus chromosome 3 unlocalized genomic scaffold, MEX_DaPlex mxdp_34, whole genome shotgun sequence:
- the LOC116768785 gene encoding zinc finger protein 585A-like, whose translation MDNKSSICRVCLNTNIPNGSKSLFEKHDDLFLFQHINAITNINIRYYDGLPNKICPQCLQQLECAIVFKTKCESSNEKLKKNCFPTELKLKTECFVLIKKEDIYQSDIKLEDECINEVFSPVICIEQIPKIEDNAKKVGSLSSCRKSRAIDLKLECHDCGETFKSKCKLSVHWKKTHMLTNLICTTCKRTFKSYKAYHMHKKRKSKSCVVAQDENVNIEGVGKTRKFVCKICNYVTHRSKDLSAHLVTHSGDRPYKCDLCPKRFTQQSSLQNHKEQTHNNIFVEITCQFCGKYIRGRNKVYRHLKSHTDKRLPCTVCGKVVRGINFHLHMRRHSGVRPFVCEKCPSRFYTRAELCNHTRWVHSSKNKYYKCDICDYKSVRPHKVKSHMSRHTDINVACKICGRFFLSNERLALHEKTHFEDEKKYSCPHCDVKFFKRDSVRRHIKVKHVSELSEDKNDETKTELVGATVSGFKDKDKTRKVT comes from the coding sequence ATGGATAATAAAAGCAGTATTTGTCGTGTTTGCTTAAATACTAATATACCAAACGGCAGTAAATCATTGTTCGAAAAACACgacgatttatttttatttcaacatattaATGCGATTACCAATATCAACATACGCTATTACGACGGCTTACCGAATAAAATATGCCCACAGTGCCTGCAACAGTTAGAATGTGCTATTGTTTTTAAGACGAAATGTGAGTCATCtaacgaaaaattaaaaaaaaattgtttcccgactgaattgaaattaaaaacagagtgttttgtattaattaaaaaagaggaTATTTATCaatctgatataaaattagaGGATGAATGTATAAATGAAGTTTTCTCCCctgttatttgtatagaacAAATACCTAAGATAGAAGATAATGCAAAAAAAGTTGGTAGTCTTTCAAGCTGTCGCAAAAGTAGGGCAATAGATCTTAAACTGGAGTGTCATGACTGTGGAGAAACCTTTAAATCTAAATGTAAATTGAGTGTTCATTGGAAAAAAACCCATATGCTTACTAATCTGATATGTACAACCTGTAAGAGGACATTTAAAAGCTATAAGGCGTATCATATGCATAAGAAGAGGAAAAGCAAAAGTTGTGTGGTAGCACAAGATGAGAATGTTAATATAGAAGGAGTTGGTAAGACACGCAAATTTGTCTGCAAAATATGCAATTACGTAACTCACAGATCAAAAGATCTATCGGCCCACCTCGTAACACACAGCGGTGACAGACCATACAAATGTGATCTGTGCCCAAAAAGATTCACCCAACAAAGCTCGCTTCAAAATCATAAAGAACaaacacataataatatttttgtagaaatAACGTGCCAGTTCTGTGGCAAATACATAAGGGGACGGAATAAAGTGTACAGACATCTTAAAAGTCATACTGACAAACGTCTTCCATGCACTGTGTGTGGAAAGGTGGTTCGAGGCATCAACTTTCATCTTCACATGAGGAGGCATTCTGGTGTGAGGCCGTTTGTCTGTGAGAAATGCCCATCTAGATTCTACACAAGAGCTGAACTTTGCAATCACACGAGATGGGTTCACAGCAGTAagaacaaatattacaaatgtgaTATCTGCGATTATAAGTCTGTAAGACCGCATAAAGTTAAAAGCCACATGAGTAGACACACAGACATCAATGTGGCCTGTAAAATATGTGGCAGATTCTTCTTAAGCAATGAAAGATTGGCTCTACACGAAAAGACGCACTTTGAAGATGAGAAGAAATACTCCTGTCCACATTGTGATGTAAAGTTCTTTAAGAGGGATTCAGTGAGACGGCACATTAAAGTCAAACATGTCTCTGAACTCTCTGAGGATAAGAATGATGAAACGAAAACTGAGTTAGTCGGAGCTACAGTATCTGGCTTCAAAGATAAAGATAAGACAAGAAAAGTCACCTGA